The following coding sequences are from one Zalophus californianus isolate mZalCal1 chromosome 5, mZalCal1.pri.v2, whole genome shotgun sequence window:
- the LOC113929884 gene encoding LOW QUALITY PROTEIN: COP9 signalosome complex subunit 3-like (The sequence of the model RefSeq protein was modified relative to this genomic sequence to represent the inferred CDS: substituted 2 bases at 2 genomic stop codons) produces the protein MASALEQFVNSVRQLSDQGQMTQLCELINKSGELLAKNLSHPDTVLGALDVQEHSLGVLAVLFVKFSMPSVPDFETLFSQVQLFISTCNGEHIXYATDTFAGLCHQLTNALVERKQPLXGIGILKQAIDKMQMNTNQLTSIHADLRQLCLLAKCFKPALPYLHVDMIDICKENGAYDAKHFLCYYYYGGMIYTGLKNFERALYFYEQAVTTPAMAVSHIMLESYKKYILVSLILLGKVQQLPKYMSQIVGRFIKPLSNMYHELAQVYSTNNPSELRNLVNKHSETFTRDNNPGLVKQCLSSLYKKNIQRLTKTFLTLSLQDMASHVQLSGPQEAEKYVLHMIEDGEIFASINQKDGMVSFHDNPEKYNNPAMLHNIDQEMLKCIELDERLKATDQGITVNPQFVQKSMGSQEDDSGNKPSSYS, from the coding sequence ATGGCGTCTGCCCTGGAGCAATTCGTGAACAGTGTCCGCCAGCTCTCGGATCAAGGGCAAATGACTCAGCTTTGTGAACTGATCAACAAGAGTGGGGAACTCCTTGCAAAGAACTTATCCCATCCGGACACTGTGCTCGGGGCTCTGGATGTACAAGAGCACTCCTTAGGCGTCCTTGCTGTTTTATTTGTGAAGTTTTCCATGCCTAGTGTTCCTGACTTCGAAACGTTATTCTCACAGGTTCAGCTTTTCATCAGCACTTGTAACGGGGAGCACATCTGATACGCAACAGACACTTTTGCTGGGCTTTGCCATCAGCTGACAAACGCACTTGTGGAAAGGAAACAGCCTCTCTGAGGAATTGGCATCCTAAAGCAAGCCATAGACAAGATGCAGATGAATACAAACCAGCTGACCTCAATACACGCAGATCTCCGCCAGCTTTGTTTGCTGGCAAAATGCTTTAAGCCTGCCCTTCCATACCTTCATGTGGACATGATAGATATCTGTAAAGAGAATGGAGCCTATGATGCAAAGCACTTTTTATGTTACTATTATTATGGAGGGATGATCTATACCGGGCTGAAGAACTTCGAAAGAGCACTGTACTTTTATGAACAGGCTGTAACTACTCCTGCCATGGCGGTCAGTCACATCATGTTGGAATCCTATAAAAAGTATATTCTAGTTTCTTTGATATTACTTGGAAAAGTACAACAGCTACCGAAATATATGTCTCAAATTGTGGGTAGATTCATTAAGCCTCTTAGCAATATGTACCATGAGTTAGCACAAGTCTATTCAACCAATAATCCCTCAGAACTCCGCAACCTGGTGAACAAGCACAGTGAGACTTTTACTCGTGATAACAACCCGGGGCTGGTGAAGCAATGCCTGTCTTCTCTTTATAAGAAGAATATTCAAAGGCTAACCAAGACCTTTTTAACATTATCATTACAAGATATGGCAAGTCATGTGCAGTTATCTGGACCTCAGGAGGCAGAGAAATATGTCTTACACATGATAGAGGATGGTGAAATTTTTGCAAGTATTAATCAGAAGGACGGTATGGTCAGTTTCCATGATAAccctgaaaaatataataatccaGCCATGCTTCATAACATCGACCAGGAGATGCTGAAGTGCATAGAGCTGGATGAGCGACTGAAGGCCACGGACCAGGGGATCACAGTGAACCCCCAGTTTGTACAAAAGAGCATGGGATCACAAGAAGATGATTCTGGAAACAAACCATCTAGTTACTCTTGA
- the MACIR gene encoding macrophage immunometabolism regulator, whose protein sequence is MEVDVNGESRSTLATLPLPVAEASSPGKAEAEKPRCSSTPCSPMRRTVSGYQILHMDSNYLVGFTTGEELLKLAQKCTGGEESKGEAVPSLRSKQLDAGLARSSRLYKTRSRYYQPYEIPAVNGRRRRRMPSSGDKCTKSLPYEPYKALHGPLPLCLLKGKRAHSKSLDYLNLDKMNIKEPADTEVLQYQLQHLTLRGDRVFARNNT, encoded by the coding sequence ATGGAAGTCGATGTTAATGGAGAGTCCAGAAGTACCCTGGCCACGCTGCCCTTGCCTGTGGCCGAGGCGAGCTCCCCGGGCAAGGCGGAAGCAGAGAAGCCCCGCTGCTCCAGCACGCCGTGCTCGCCCATGCGCCGAACTGTGTCGGGCTACCAGATTCTCCACATGGACTCTAACTATTTGGTTGGCTTCACAACTGGTGAGGAACTCCTGAAGTTAGCCCAGAAGTGCACGGGAGGTGAAGAGAGTAAGGGAGAAGCTGTGCCTTCCTTGCGCTCCAAGCAGCTGGACGCAGGACTTGCGCGTTCCTCCCGTTTGTATAAAACCAGAAGTCGGTACTACCAGCCATACGAGATCCCGGCTGTCAATGGCAGGAGGCGAAGGCGGATGCCCAGCTCAGGAGACAAGTGCACTAAATCTTTACCCTATGAACCTTACAAGGCCCTCCATGGGCCTCTGCCTCTTTGTCTTCTTAAAGGTAAGAGGGCTCACTCCAAATCTCTGGACTACCTCAATCTAGATAAAATGAACATCAAGGAGCCAGCTGACACAGAAGTGCTCCAGTACCAGCTTCAACACCTCACCCTCAGAGGGGACCGTGTGTTTGCCAGGAATAATACATGA